A single Acidaminococcus sp. DNA region contains:
- a CDS encoding HAMP domain-containing histidine kinase: MYLKNKLRKYAKWLLGRFTGMPVTIKVTLYYTIFLTLLLVILMAGAFRAIHLYEHRTAVATLTKVVHEAAQEPWDFDVYKKNVYLSVHSDDESIVMGAEPAAFPKVPKTFDKGPQALDAGTTQFHYLDMPIRPELLEQWKDRERRRAAKGKKTDLPESILAEKFRPGDRPEKRRKSMLWIRGVMENGAYSDRYKVMIIGFIILLPLFVLLVAAGGYRIIRHAFAPVASMSQTARDIGETGDLSKRISIGPGRDEIHQMVHTLNNMLDQISELVDKERRFTSDVSHELRTPIAIVMAESEYGKDYTESVDEAKKELGRIFDQSRHMSRMINQLLELSRLGNKRTVSLEDMDISSVVQSIMDDYQMLPESKNLTWQVDIQKGLSVKADRHLFSRVFVNYLDNAMKFTHSRIQISLQRVKDKVVLSVTDDGEGMDEETLKKIWDRLYQADSSRSRKNNSGMGLGLSFVAIAAKLMKAKAYAKSEVHKGSTFYLEFNV, from the coding sequence ATGTACTTAAAGAATAAATTGCGCAAATATGCAAAATGGCTGCTTGGGCGCTTTACAGGCATGCCGGTGACCATTAAGGTCACGTTGTATTACACAATCTTTCTGACACTTTTATTGGTCATCCTTATGGCAGGAGCCTTTCGTGCCATCCACCTTTATGAACACCGTACAGCTGTTGCCACACTGACAAAAGTCGTTCATGAAGCTGCCCAGGAGCCCTGGGATTTTGATGTGTACAAAAAAAACGTGTATCTTTCTGTTCATAGCGATGATGAATCTATTGTAATGGGTGCTGAACCGGCCGCATTTCCGAAAGTGCCTAAAACTTTTGATAAGGGGCCCCAGGCACTCGATGCAGGAACCACTCAGTTTCACTATCTGGATATGCCGATTCGGCCTGAACTTCTGGAGCAGTGGAAAGACAGAGAGCGTAGAAGAGCTGCTAAAGGCAAAAAGACAGATTTGCCGGAGAGTATTTTAGCAGAGAAATTCAGGCCCGGAGACAGGCCGGAAAAAAGAAGAAAAAGTATGCTCTGGATCCGGGGCGTTATGGAAAATGGTGCCTATAGCGATCGATATAAAGTGATGATTATCGGATTCATCATTTTGCTGCCTCTTTTCGTGCTGCTCGTTGCTGCAGGCGGATACCGAATTATTCGCCATGCATTTGCTCCCGTTGCTAGTATGAGTCAGACTGCCCGAGATATCGGAGAAACGGGGGATTTGTCCAAACGGATTTCTATCGGACCGGGACGAGATGAAATTCACCAGATGGTACATACTTTGAATAATATGCTTGACCAGATCAGTGAACTCGTCGACAAAGAACGCCGCTTTACCTCCGACGTTTCCCATGAGCTTCGCACGCCTATAGCTATTGTCATGGCTGAAAGCGAATATGGAAAAGACTATACGGAAAGTGTAGATGAGGCAAAAAAGGAACTTGGACGTATCTTTGACCAGTCCCGTCACATGAGCCGCATGATCAACCAGTTACTGGAACTTTCCCGGCTTGGCAATAAACGGACTGTATCGCTAGAGGATATGGATATCAGCAGTGTTGTCCAAAGTATCATGGACGATTACCAAATGCTTCCGGAAAGTAAGAATTTGACCTGGCAAGTGGATATACAGAAGGGACTTTCGGTAAAAGCCGACAGGCATCTGTTCAGCCGCGTCTTTGTGAATTATCTTGACAATGCCATGAAATTCACACATTCCCGGATCCAGATTTCCCTGCAGCGGGTAAAAGACAAAGTAGTTTTGTCAGTGACCGATGATGGGGAAGGGATGGATGAAGAAACATTAAAAAAGATATGGGATCGTCTGTATCAGGCCGATTCTTCCCGCAGCCGCAAAAATAACAGCGGCATGGGATTGGGGCTTTCTTTTGTCGCTATCGCCGCAAAACTGATGAAAGCCAAGGCTTATGCAAAAAGTGAGGTACATAAGGGAAGTACCTTCTATCTGGAATTTAATGTGTAA
- a CDS encoding lysine exporter LysO family protein, with protein MAFTFVTLVLGILLGAFVSLSLTARKWFSRVSNICLFIMIFCLAAKIGCQEEVIAQLPVLGLRSVAICLGAMAGSFIFMKVLVVPVFSSTLRELEKDEEQKS; from the coding sequence ATGGCTTTTACCTTTGTTACACTCGTGCTGGGGATTCTTCTTGGTGCCTTTGTGTCTTTGTCACTGACTGCGAGAAAATGGTTTTCCCGCGTTTCCAATATTTGTCTTTTTATCATGATATTCTGTCTTGCCGCTAAAATTGGCTGTCAGGAAGAAGTCATTGCACAGCTTCCTGTCCTTGGTCTGCGGTCTGTCGCTATCTGTCTGGGTGCCATGGCGGGCAGTTTTATTTTTATGAAAGTACTTGTGGTTCCTGTTTTTTCCTCTACGCTTCGGGAATTAGAAAAAGATGAGGAACAAAAATCATGA